The Shewanella sp. MTB7 genome includes a window with the following:
- a CDS encoding recombinase family protein, with product MLLIFSAFAEFERNRIRERTKEGLERAKAQGKKLGRP from the coding sequence ATGCTGCTGATCTTTTCAGCCTTTGCGGAGTTCGAGCGAAACAGGATTAGAGAGCGAACAAAAGAAGGTCTTGAGCGAGCTAAAGCTCAAGGCAAGAAGCTGGGTAGGCCATAA
- a CDS encoding TetR/AcrR family transcriptional regulator — protein MQQGEVGQGDQTKQNIVAALMQSLRSVTYQQVKVGDLMRRAAIARSTFYRHFSSKLDVLLLLHSGRFEQMLIDYQTESDWLAEQAGDSLRVFIKQVKTNSQLRRSLGYTLGADREMATNKITLLIEKKIEASLRKAFGSKALTIPFSILSLAIAANIHSQVKALKEQVSANDIDQFIDQLHRLNRGLITAALPQDL, from the coding sequence ATGCAGCAAGGTGAAGTCGGGCAGGGTGATCAGACAAAACAGAATATCGTAGCTGCATTAATGCAAAGCTTACGTTCGGTAACCTATCAACAAGTTAAAGTGGGCGACTTAATGCGGCGCGCAGCCATTGCTCGAAGCACATTTTATCGCCATTTCAGTTCAAAGTTGGATGTTTTACTCTTGCTCCACTCGGGCCGATTTGAACAAATGTTGATTGACTATCAAACCGAGTCCGATTGGTTAGCTGAACAGGCTGGTGATAGCTTGAGGGTATTTATCAAACAGGTGAAAACCAATAGTCAATTACGCCGCTCACTGGGCTATACCTTAGGGGCAGACCGTGAAATGGCCACCAATAAAATCACCCTGCTAATTGAAAAGAAAATAGAAGCTAGCCTGCGCAAAGCGTTTGGTTCAAAAGCACTTACAATCCCATTTTCTATACTTAGTTTGGCCATTGCAGCAAATATTCATAGCCAAGTTAAAGCACTAAAGGAACAGGTTTCAGCAAATGATATTGATCAGTTTATTGATCAATTACACAGGCTAAATCGCGGCCTAATCACAGCGGCTTTACCACAAGATTTGTGA